Proteins co-encoded in one Dreissena polymorpha isolate Duluth1 chromosome 12, UMN_Dpol_1.0, whole genome shotgun sequence genomic window:
- the LOC127852384 gene encoding NT-3 growth factor receptor-like — MGDNDLIGLRNLKNINLAYNPIKFITNRAFQNNIHLTYVDLSHTSLTTIPSIVAMLPALQTLRIEAYDIECTCELASLKNWKVSAIQILGQCYPANERIDQFIKTYINAGRC; from the coding sequence ATGGGGGACAATGACCTTATTGGATTACgtaatttaaaaaacattaatcTGGCATACAATCCAATCAAGTTCATCACGAACAGGGCATTTCAAAACAACATTCATCTCACGTATGTCGACTTGTCCCATACGTCACTGACCACCATACCTTCCATCGTTGCCATGTTACCTGCTCTACAAACGTTACGTATTGAAGCATACGACATCGAATGCACGTGTGAACTGGCCAGCCTGAAGAACTGGAAGGTGTCTGCAATACAAATACTAGGACAATGTTACCCAGCAAACGAAAGGATTGATCAGTTTATCAAGACCTACATCAACGCTGGTCGGTGCTAG
- the LOC127852383 gene encoding leucine-rich repeat-containing G-protein coupled receptor 4-like: MNCLYTILLNDNYISQIDENAFRGIEAHITGLYLQTNSFHYLPENTGVFIVFLYHVFTHFFMIPLLILAQIPNAICVLSALYKLDLHGNYFFNESKSDVFEPCNPILGTPGVRIINYSDNRVDYFPNIFTMFPRVLTLSMYNNSMRFMDEDMFEENVYVESLHLHTNQFRRIPNGLNIFKKLIILLRQRHLIENVDDNDLIGLRSLTIINLAHNPIQFITNKAFQSNIHLTTVDLSHTFLTSIPAAVTMLPALQT, from the exons ATGAATTGTTTATATACTATACTTTTAAATGATAACTACATTTCTCAAATTGACGAAAACGCTTTTCGCGGAATTGAAGCCCATATTACAGgattatatttacaaacaaatagtTTCCACTATCTTCCAGAG AACACCGGCGTCTTTATCGTGTTTCTCTACCATGTGTTCACGCATTTCTTCATGATACCACTTCTGATCCTTGCTC aaatcccaaatgcAATATGTGTTCTTTCAGCACTTTACAAATTAGATTTACATGGCAACTATTTCTTTAATGAAAGCAAATCAGACGTCTTTGAACCATGTAATCCAATACTCGGCACGCCAGGTGTTAGAATTATAAATTATTCAGATAATCGTGTGGATTACTTTCCGAACATTTTTACAATGTTTCCACGTGTTCTCACTCTTTCTATGTACAACAACAGCATGAGGTTTATGGATGAAGACATGTTTGAAGAAAATGTGTATGTTGAGAGCCTTCATCTGCATACGAACCAGTTCAGACGAATACCCAATGGcttgaatatctttaaaaaacttattatattacTACGTCAACGACATTTGATAGAAAACGTAGATGACAATGACCTTATTGGATTACGCAGTTTGACCATCATTAATCTAGCACACAATCCAATCCAGTTCATCACGAACAAGGCATTTCAAAGCAACATACATCTCACCACCGTAGATTTGTCTCACACCTTTCTGACCAGCATACCTGCCGCCGTTACCATGTTACCGGCTCTACAGACTTAA